From Epinephelus lanceolatus isolate andai-2023 chromosome 2, ASM4190304v1, whole genome shotgun sequence, one genomic window encodes:
- the serf2b gene encoding small EDRK-rich factor 2, whose amino-acid sequence MTRGNQRELARAKNAKKQNEHGKGKRSDDGLSAAARKQRDAEIMQQKQKKAAGAEGGSKEGTKSK is encoded by the exons ATGACCA GAGGAAACCAGCGTGAGCTTGCACGTGCAAAGAATGCCAAAAAACAGAATGAACATGGCAAAGGGAAGAGGAGCGATGATgggctgtctgctgctgctcggAAGCAAAG GGATGCAGAGATAATGCAACAGAAGCAGAAAAAGGCGGCAGGGGCGGAAGGTGGATCGAAAGAAGGCACCAAGTCCAAGTAG